Proteins encoded together in one Schistocerca americana isolate TAMUIC-IGC-003095 chromosome 8, iqSchAmer2.1, whole genome shotgun sequence window:
- the LOC124544643 gene encoding uncharacterized protein LOC124544643, translating into MSSEFLIAVPHELPKQDSLVNSSREGKMLDEDYTNNHLEQKLSHGVPQFSCIRNFPFNNSMKFCDMRVPDHTATKRHTLDDELDTRLPKLIKLQSKFTNYRSEAAVDMVDAVAIRSQFIKNDVNLGEVVENPSIDKSERTDVLVEETSLQQLANETLEACNSDHISVEAIGGHSCAAIENGSCTNRKSSDQEQDFLQMETENAVLKFQNRNDSSASLVAGQDCVTETENSLLNTEQRVFFAHEFVGAETEADEYHNVHESLSLSEFLICPTSFEQKESCDSLLHSVQKEETDDSSVTAAIDVSHGMEGMDAHVLFHNESEISGHASTSFDMDNKSIGKAVCDNTGNPLCKTRNLTHSAEVETSLNLLHNKIPGSDVAITRQAVVKEEFPIKEEAEEDASLRNRELDLDDDSVLQNLFMSLENHEIVTESVSTSTYGHHESSDTGPNQDLYNRTAYKENLAAALAKSAAAKEYSVKPHTENGKEITDRDLSIPDLISESGCFQVAGHYASRAQSCDEENNTQSLHQTLFTVVADTTPTQKTTLTQKTDASFEKVKKTREERLLTSLPRCFVAKIPATIVQSSENRSDFVATSGSEAENSIKPDTDVIHKHHKKELIKKFSSGLLKDGECDMSSSRDNRIHTETALKDSALPSTSTATTNEDKCIKDTIVISDSDDDSIIEFDVVKTCSKKRNTKSSHSGSLDKNTQSSSRKGTSSTRSSTNEESLGHQARNSVAKGSDILECIVVSDSDDESSNAVLSSRNRASNHSDEGVNVSDAESRVSVSDMNRRNRTESHGVIDLSGGRSPPAMPKSNSVVPSAGDSGVGVLATAFAAGDSQCSLADRLGVRNSGLDTNNSDTFTHIVAATITYTPGQSNLGRDGDVIDLSRRNLSPLITTWQNKTNSALDVLDLSGSDKKQQERHSVIKSVGTATDNKSATKDIAEDKDSSPAWSCPICFESLLSGRQSVSSTPCGHVFCTKCIEEAVNQFKKCPTCCRKVALKRVHKIFL; encoded by the coding sequence ATGTCATCAGAATTTTTAATTGCTGTTCCACATGAACTGCCTAAACAGGATAGCTTAGTAAACAGCAGCAGAGAAGGAAAGATGCTTGATGAAGATTACACGAATAATCATTTGGAACAAAAGCTTTCACACGGAGTACCTCAGTTTTCATGCATTAGAAATTTTCCATTCAATAACAGTATGAAATTTTGTGACATGAGAGTGCCTGACCACACTGCAACCAAAAGGCACACATTAGATGATGAATTGGATACAAGGCTTCCAAAACTAATAAAACTACAGTCTAAATTTACTAATTATCGTTCAGAGGCAGCTGTTGACATGGTAGATGCAGTTGCAATTAGGTCTCAGTTCATTAAAAATGATGTTAACTTAGGTGAGGTTGTAGAAAATCCATCTATTGATAAAAGTGAAAGAACAGATGTTTTAGTAGAAGAAACATCACTTCAGCAACTTGCAAATGAAACATTGGAAGCATGTAACTCTGATCATATCTCGGTGGAAGCCATTGGTGGTCACAgctgtgctgcaatagaaaatggCTCTTGCACAAACAGAAAATCCTCAGATcaggaacaagattttttgcaaatGGAAACAGAGAATGCTGTATTGAAATTTCAAAACAGAAATGACAGTTCTGCTTCGCTTGTAGCGGGTCAAGACTGTGttacagaaactgaaaattcaTTGCTAAACACTGAGCAACGTGTGTTTTTTGCCCATGAATTTGTGGGTGCAGAGACAGAGGCAGATGAATATCACAATGTTCATGAGTCACTTTCTCTTTCAGAATTTTTGATATGCCCTACTAGTTTTGAACAGAAAGAAAGTTGTGATTCGTTGTTGCATTCTGTTCAGAAGGAGGAAACAGATGACAGTAGTGTTACTGCTGCTATTGATGTCTCTCATGGCATGGAAGGAATGGATGCACACGTCTTGTTTCACAATGAAAGTGAAATATCGGGACATGCAAGCACTAGTTTTGATATGGACAATAAGTCAATTGGTAAAGCTGTATGTGACAATACAGGTAACCCTTTGTGTAAAACTCGGAATTTGACACACAGTGCAGAAGTAGAAACCAGTTTAAATTTATTGCATAACAAAATTCCAGGCAGTGATGTGGCAATAACAAGGCAAGCAGTGGTTAAGGAAGAGTTCCCCATAAAAGAGGAAGCAGAAGAGGACGCCAGTCTGCGTAACCGTGAACTTGATCTTGATGATGATAGTGTACTTCAGAATTTGTTCATGTCACTTGAGAACCATGAGATAGTGACAGAAAGTGTTTCTACTTCTACATATGGTCATCATGAGTCATCAGATACAGGGCCTAATCAAGATTTGTACAACAGAACTGCATACAAAGAAAATTTAGCTGCAGCCCTAGCAAAATCAGCTGCTGCTAAGGAGTATTCTGTGAAGCCACATACTGAGAATGGAAAGGAAATAACAGACAGAGACTTGTCAATACCTGACTTGATTAGTGAGTCAGGGTGTTTCCAGGTTGCAGGGCACTATGCTAGCAGAGCACAGAGCTGCGATGAAGAAAACAACACTCAAAGTCTCCATCAAACTTTGTTTACTGTTGTAGCTGACACAACCCCAACCCAGAAAACAACCTTAACACAGAAAACAGATGCATCAtttgaaaaagtgaagaaaacacGTGAAGAACGGCTGCTCACCAGTTTACCAAGATGTTTTGTTGCTAAGATTCCGGCCACTATTGTACAGTCCTCAGAAAACAGATCTGATTTTGTAGCTACTTCAGGATCTGAAGCTGAGAATAGTATTAAACCAGACACAGATGTTATTCATAAGCATCACAAAAAGGAATTAATAAAGAAATTCTCATCAGGACTTTTAAAAGATGGAGAATGTGACATGAGTAGTTCAAGAGACAACAGAATACACACTGAAACTGCATTGAAAGATTCTGCTCTTCCATCAACATCTACTGCAACCACAAATGAAGATAAATGTATTAAGGACACTATTGTGATATCCGATTCGGATGATGATAGCATCATTGAATTTGATGTAGTGAAAACATGTAGCAAGAAACGCAACACAAAATCTTCGCATAGTGGCTCATTGGATAAAAACACTCAGTCCAGCAGTCGCAAAGGTACATCAAGTACCAGGAGTTCAACAAATGAGGAATCATTAGGTCATCAAGCAAGAAATTCCGTAGCTAAAGGGAGCGATATTCTGGAGTGCATTGTTGTGTCAGACTCTGACGACGAGTCTTCAAATGCAGTACTGTCATCAAGAAACAGAGCATCAAATCATTCAGATGAAGGTGTAAATGTATCGGATGCTGAGTCACGTGTTTCTGTCAGTGACATGAACCGTAGAAACAGAACTGAAAGTCATGGTGTAATTGATTTATCAGGAGGCAGAAGCCCACCTGCCATGCCTAAAAGTAATAGTGTTGTACCTTCAGCAGGTGACAGTGGTGTTGGTGTGCTTGCCACTGCATTTGCTGCTGGTGATTCTCAATGTAGTCTGGCAGACAGGTTGGGAGTGCGTAACAGTGGACTGGATACTAACAACAGTGACACTTTCACACACATTGTTGCTGCTACCATAACCTATACTCCTGGCCAAAGCAATTTAGGAAGAGATGGTGATGTGATTGATCTGTCTAGGAGAAACTTAAGTCCGTTGATAACTACTTGGCAAAATAAGACTAATAGTGCACTGGATGTTCTGGACTTATCAGGTAGTGATAAGAAACAACAGGAAAGACATAGTGTTATAAAATCTGTGGGAACTGCTACAGATAATAAATCAGCAACAAAGGATATTGCAGAAGACAAAGACAGTTCGCCTGCATGGAGCTGCCCTATCTGCTTTGAAAGTCTTTTATCTGGTCGACAGTCTGTGTCCTCTACTCCATGCGGTCATGTATTTTGTACAAAATGCATTGAAGAAGCTGTTAATCAGTTCAAGAAATGTCCTACTTGTTGCAGGAAAGTTGCTCTCAAACGCGtccacaaaatatttctttaa